A stretch of Arachis hypogaea cultivar Tifrunner chromosome 15, arahy.Tifrunner.gnm2.J5K5, whole genome shotgun sequence DNA encodes these proteins:
- the LOC140179142 gene encoding uncharacterized protein, giving the protein MLAKIETGNELINDLKLILDTLRKHRMRFNLTKCALGMEARKLLGFMIRQRGVEANPKKYRAILKMSSSANIKDVQRLTGRLAALLRFLSASAQKVISFFKLMKKGISFKWEPECEEEF; this is encoded by the coding sequence ATGTTAGCCAAAATAGAGACAGGCAATGAGCTCATTAATGACCTCAAACTCATACTAGACACTTTAAGGAAGCACCGAATGCGCTTCAACCTGACGAAATGCGCTTTAGGAATGGAGGCCAGAAAATTGCTTGGCTTCATGATCAGACAAAGGGGAGTAGAGGCAAACCCGAAAAAATACAGGGCCATTCTCAAGATGAGCAGCTCAGCAAATATCAAGGACGTCCAAAGGCTGACCGGGCGACTTGCTGCCCTTTTACGGTTCCTCAGTGCCTCGGCTCAAAAGGTCATCTCCTTCTTCAAACTCATGAAGAAGGGCATTAGTTTCAAGTGGGAACCCGAATGCGAAGAAGAGTTCTAG